Proteins encoded by one window of Micromonospora coxensis:
- a CDS encoding PPOX class F420-dependent oxidoreductase, whose product MARSIASNTRVDRDALIEFLRPRHRVVLMTTRSDGRPQSSPVSCGVDGEGRLVISTYPERAKVRNIRRDPRVSACVLSDDWNGPWVQVDGTAEVLDLPEALEPLVEYFRSISGEHPDWDEYRAAMVRQGKSLIRVTVDSWGPIATGGFPARLAD is encoded by the coding sequence ATGGCACGCAGCATCGCGAGCAACACCCGGGTCGACCGGGACGCCCTGATCGAGTTCCTCCGGCCCCGGCACCGGGTCGTGCTGATGACCACCCGGTCCGACGGGCGTCCGCAGTCCTCCCCGGTCTCCTGCGGCGTCGACGGCGAGGGCCGGCTGGTGATCTCCACCTACCCGGAACGGGCCAAGGTGCGCAACATCCGGCGCGACCCGAGGGTCTCCGCCTGTGTGCTCTCCGACGACTGGAACGGCCCCTGGGTGCAGGTCGACGGCACCGCCGAGGTGCTCGACCTGCCGGAGGCGCTGGAGCCGCTGGTGGAGTACTTCCGCAGCATCTCCGGCGAGCACCCGGACTGGGACGAGTACCGCGCGGCCATGGTGCGGCAGGGCAAGTCGCTGATCCGGGTCACCGTCGACAGTTGGGGGCCGATCGCCACCGGCGGCTTCCCGGCCCGCCTCGCCGACTGA
- the dacB gene encoding D-alanyl-D-alanine carboxypeptidase/D-alanyl-D-alanine endopeptidase translates to MHRRLFLRSLALVTLAATVAAAGALPATAESPTPAATRLHATIDAILADARLTDAQAGVVVVDTATGRTLYDRNGHRRLVPASNTKLLTSTAALELLGPGHRFTTDVRAAGQRRAGLLSGDLYLRGGGDPTMLAADYDALAAQVAADGVRVVTGNLVADDTRYDRTRLGPDWAWDDQPYYYAAQVSALTVAPDTDYDAGTVIVHAAPADTPGAPPVVTMTPPNGWLRIDNRAETVAEGDTTISFEREHGTNTVVVTGRIALGAEPESDWTTVWEPTGYAADVFRAALRRHGVRVLGRTVLGRATPPDATAVARHDSMTLAELMVPFLKLSNNGHAEVLTKEVGRIISGSGTWSAGLAAISEYVADTGMDTGTLRQRDGSGLSRRTMVPPAEFVALLTAVRQEPWFDTWYAALPVAGDADRFVGGTLRSRMRGTPAAGNVHAKTGSLTGVSSLSGYVTDADGRLLAFSVVFNNYLASSVKALEDQVAIALASYTEKSPTTARVAPPTAPQTPRVPEGRECSWVKPIVC, encoded by the coding sequence ATGCATCGTCGTCTCTTCCTCCGGAGCCTGGCGCTGGTGACGCTCGCCGCCACCGTGGCCGCCGCCGGCGCGCTTCCCGCCACCGCCGAGTCACCCACCCCGGCGGCGACCCGGCTGCACGCCACCATCGACGCGATCCTCGCCGACGCCCGGCTGACCGACGCGCAGGCCGGAGTGGTCGTGGTGGACACCGCCACCGGTCGGACCCTGTACGACCGCAACGGCCACCGCCGGCTGGTGCCCGCGTCCAACACCAAGCTGCTCACCTCGACCGCCGCGCTGGAGCTGCTCGGCCCGGGACACCGGTTCACCACCGACGTACGGGCCGCCGGGCAGCGCCGCGCCGGCCTGCTCTCCGGCGACCTGTACCTGCGCGGCGGCGGCGACCCGACGATGCTCGCCGCCGACTACGACGCGCTCGCCGCCCAGGTCGCGGCGGACGGCGTACGGGTGGTCACGGGCAACCTGGTCGCCGACGACACCCGCTACGACCGCACCCGCCTCGGCCCGGACTGGGCCTGGGACGACCAGCCGTACTACTACGCGGCGCAGGTCTCCGCGTTGACCGTCGCGCCGGACACCGACTACGACGCCGGCACCGTGATCGTGCACGCCGCCCCGGCCGACACCCCCGGCGCTCCCCCGGTGGTCACCATGACCCCGCCCAACGGCTGGCTGCGCATCGACAACCGGGCCGAGACGGTCGCCGAGGGGGACACGACGATCTCCTTCGAGCGCGAGCACGGCACCAACACCGTGGTGGTCACCGGCCGGATCGCCCTCGGTGCGGAGCCGGAGAGCGACTGGACGACCGTCTGGGAGCCCACCGGGTACGCCGCCGACGTGTTCCGCGCGGCGCTGCGCCGGCACGGCGTACGGGTGCTCGGGCGGACCGTGCTCGGCCGGGCCACCCCGCCGGACGCGACCGCCGTCGCCCGGCACGACTCGATGACCCTCGCCGAGCTGATGGTGCCGTTTCTGAAGCTGTCCAACAACGGGCACGCCGAGGTGCTGACCAAGGAGGTCGGCCGGATCATCTCCGGCTCCGGCACCTGGTCGGCCGGGCTCGCCGCGATCAGCGAATACGTCGCCGACACCGGCATGGACACCGGCACGCTGCGCCAACGCGACGGCTCCGGGCTCTCCCGACGCACCATGGTCCCGCCGGCGGAGTTCGTCGCGCTGCTCACCGCCGTGCGGCAGGAGCCGTGGTTCGACACCTGGTACGCCGCCCTGCCGGTCGCCGGCGACGCCGACCGCTTCGTCGGCGGCACGCTGCGCAGCCGGATGCGCGGCACCCCGGCCGCCGGCAACGTGCACGCCAAGACCGGCAGCCTCACCGGGGTGTCCAGCCTCTCCGGTTACGTCACCGACGCCGACGGCCGGCTGCTCGCCTTCTCCGTGGTGTTCAACAACTACCTCGCCTCGTCGGTGAAGGCGCTGGAGGACCAGGTCGCCATCGCGCTGGCGTCGTACACCGAGAAGAGCCCGACCACGGCGCGGGTGGCGCCGCCGACGGCGCCGCAGACGCCCCGGGTCCCGGAGGGCCGGGAGTGTTCCTGGGTGAAGCCGATCGTCTGCTGA
- a CDS encoding DUF6642 family protein, which translates to MARGGVFCVEGQWHRDLHERGSVLPTLELLERLGKIRFIHKDAATRDELFYFVDRWLLKQYADYRVGFFAMHGEPSRLCLTDWDSVALTDVAERMAGRCEGRRLYFGSCSVLRASDATLRDFLDTTGAALVCGFTREVDWVESAAFETVLLDVLANGQRHNAAELRMGSAHWAPLAAYLGFRVIYANGRAWRPTVRPRVPAQSTPGRVAGRSR; encoded by the coding sequence GTGGCACGTGGTGGCGTCTTCTGCGTCGAGGGTCAGTGGCACCGGGACCTGCACGAGCGCGGATCGGTCCTGCCCACCCTGGAACTGTTGGAACGGCTCGGCAAGATCCGCTTCATCCACAAGGACGCCGCCACCCGCGACGAGCTCTTCTACTTCGTCGACCGCTGGCTGCTCAAGCAGTACGCCGACTACCGGGTCGGCTTCTTCGCCATGCACGGGGAGCCGAGCCGACTCTGCCTCACCGACTGGGACTCGGTGGCCCTCACCGACGTCGCCGAACGGATGGCCGGGCGCTGCGAGGGGCGGCGGCTCTACTTCGGCAGCTGCTCGGTGCTGCGCGCCTCCGACGCCACCCTGCGCGACTTCCTCGACACCACCGGAGCGGCGCTGGTCTGCGGCTTCACCCGGGAGGTCGACTGGGTGGAGTCGGCGGCCTTCGAGACGGTGCTGCTCGACGTGCTCGCCAACGGCCAGCGGCACAACGCCGCCGAGCTGCGGATGGGCTCGGCGCACTGGGCGCCGCTGGCGGCGTACCTCGGGTTCCGGGTGATCTACGCCAACGGCCGGGCCTGGCGGCCCACGGTCCGCCCCCGGGTTCCGGCGCAGAGTACGCCGGGTCGTGTCGCCGGCCGGTCCCGCTGA
- a CDS encoding iron-sulfur cluster biosynthesis family protein encodes MLTMTDNAVLVIRDLAAQQDVSQDGGLRIAADTEAGSLTVELVSQPAQGDQVVDNQGARIFLDSDAAELLHDTSVDASVGDDGVVQFGFTEKE; translated from the coding sequence ATGCTCACCATGACCGACAATGCCGTGCTCGTGATCCGTGACCTCGCCGCGCAGCAGGACGTGTCGCAGGACGGCGGTCTGCGCATCGCCGCCGACACCGAGGCCGGCTCGCTCACCGTCGAGCTGGTGTCCCAGCCCGCGCAGGGTGACCAGGTCGTCGACAACCAGGGCGCCCGGATCTTCCTCGACTCCGACGCCGCCGAGCTGCTCCACGACACCTCCGTCGACGCCAGCGTCGGCGACGACGGCGTCGTGCAGTTCGGCTTCACCGAGAAGGAGTGA
- a CDS encoding aquaporin, with product MEDTRRYAAEFLGSLLLVFFGVGSAVFARVQGGVVVVALAFGFVMLALVYTIGPLSGSHVNPAVTLGVLLSGKISLVGAIAYWIAQFVGATVASFVIWALVRWGDVVDQTGALGSNGYGEHINAGGAAVLETVLTFFFVLVVLVVTSRSEHAGFAGLAIGLALATAHLVGVTLDGTSVNPARSFGPALFEGGQALRQLWLFVVFPLLGGALAALVAPLVTKRNPRYRGEPEEPTGPRRPDVGGHPA from the coding sequence ATGGAGGACACCAGAAGGTACGCCGCCGAGTTCCTCGGCTCACTGCTGTTGGTCTTCTTCGGCGTGGGCAGCGCCGTCTTCGCCCGCGTGCAGGGCGGGGTCGTGGTGGTGGCGCTCGCCTTCGGGTTCGTGATGCTGGCGCTGGTCTACACGATCGGTCCGCTCTCCGGCAGCCACGTCAACCCGGCGGTGACGCTCGGGGTGCTGCTCTCCGGGAAGATCTCCCTGGTGGGTGCGATCGCGTACTGGATCGCCCAGTTCGTCGGTGCCACAGTGGCGAGCTTCGTGATCTGGGCGCTGGTGCGCTGGGGCGACGTCGTCGACCAGACCGGCGCGTTGGGCAGCAACGGGTACGGCGAGCACATCAACGCCGGTGGCGCCGCGGTGTTGGAGACGGTGCTCACGTTCTTCTTCGTCCTGGTGGTGCTGGTGGTGACGAGCCGGTCCGAACACGCCGGGTTCGCCGGGTTGGCGATCGGTCTCGCGCTGGCCACGGCACACCTGGTGGGCGTCACCCTGGACGGCACGTCGGTCAACCCGGCCCGGTCCTTCGGGCCGGCCCTCTTCGAGGGCGGCCAGGCACTGCGCCAACTCTGGCTCTTCGTCGTCTTCCCGCTGCTGGGCGGGGCCCTGGCCGCGCTGGTCGCCCCACTGGTCACCAAGCGCAACCCGCGCTACCGGGGCGAGCCGGAGGAGCCGACCGGGCCGCGCCGACCCGACGTCGGGGGACACCCCGCCTGA
- the heR gene encoding heliorhodopsin HeR, with product MVVRADLRDRRLRRLNVAVGLLLAVEGIAMWAASNDLALPVTASYLTADPVTVRDGTLPETVFRLAIGPTVAVFLLLAAVDHLVVAAPGVHRWYERRLDRWANYARWIEYSLSASIMIVLIGLFVGIRDLAAVIGIFAANTAMILFGLLMERQQKPGAADWSAFWFGSLVGLAPWLAIGVYITRPPEVPTFVYAITVVQLVLFAGFAVNMALQYRRVGRWRDYRFGEVGYILLSLVAKSALALLIFANVLRT from the coding sequence ATGGTGGTACGGGCGGACCTTCGGGACCGGCGGCTGCGCCGGCTCAACGTGGCGGTCGGGCTGCTGCTGGCCGTCGAGGGCATCGCGATGTGGGCGGCGAGCAACGACCTCGCGCTGCCGGTGACCGCCTCCTACCTCACCGCCGACCCGGTGACCGTGCGCGACGGCACCCTGCCCGAGACGGTCTTCCGGCTGGCGATCGGCCCGACGGTGGCGGTCTTCCTGCTGCTCGCCGCCGTCGACCATCTCGTGGTGGCCGCGCCCGGCGTGCACCGCTGGTACGAGCGTCGGCTCGACCGGTGGGCCAACTACGCCCGCTGGATCGAGTACTCGCTCAGCGCGTCCATCATGATCGTCCTGATCGGACTCTTCGTCGGGATCCGCGACCTCGCGGCGGTGATCGGCATCTTCGCGGCCAACACCGCGATGATCCTCTTCGGTCTGCTGATGGAGCGCCAGCAGAAGCCGGGCGCCGCGGACTGGAGCGCCTTCTGGTTCGGCTCGCTGGTCGGCCTCGCCCCCTGGCTGGCGATCGGGGTGTACATCACCCGGCCGCCGGAGGTGCCGACCTTCGTGTACGCGATCACGGTGGTGCAGCTCGTGCTCTTCGCGGGATTCGCGGTCAACATGGCCCTCCAGTACCGTCGGGTCGGCCGGTGGCGCGACTACCGGTTCGGGGAGGTGGGCTACATCCTGCTCAGCCTGGTGGCCAAGTCCGCCCTGGCCTTGCTGATCTTTGCCAACGTGCTGCGGACCTGA
- a CDS encoding D-Ala-D-Ala carboxypeptidase family metallohydrolase, which produces MRVHTLKRALVACALALPGAAIAVVVAAPAAHADGCYTWQRTLAPGRSGEDVRQLQIRVAGWAGSGGIVRVDGRYGAETAAAVRRFQSAYGLRSDGIAGRQTFAKLYQLQDDDCTPAHFSYTELDDGCGQSGWTGGPLPAGETRANALRTMWKLEALRRSLGDRPLNVTSGFRDIACNRRVGGASDSQHLYGNAADLVSRSRSLCDVARAARSHGFSGIYGPGYTNHDSHVHVDSRRENDRDRTRNTTSWSAPDCGVGAAD; this is translated from the coding sequence GTGCGCGTACACACCCTGAAACGGGCCCTCGTCGCATGCGCCCTGGCACTGCCCGGGGCCGCGATCGCCGTGGTGGTCGCCGCGCCGGCGGCCCACGCCGACGGCTGCTACACCTGGCAGCGCACCCTCGCGCCGGGGCGCTCCGGCGAGGACGTCCGTCAACTCCAGATCCGGGTCGCCGGGTGGGCCGGCAGCGGCGGGATCGTCCGCGTCGACGGCCGGTACGGCGCCGAGACCGCCGCCGCGGTACGCCGCTTCCAGAGCGCCTACGGGCTGCGTAGCGACGGCATCGCCGGCCGGCAGACCTTCGCCAAGCTCTACCAGTTGCAGGACGACGACTGCACCCCCGCCCACTTCAGCTACACCGAGCTGGACGACGGCTGCGGCCAGAGCGGATGGACGGGAGGCCCGCTGCCGGCCGGCGAGACCCGGGCCAACGCGCTGCGCACCATGTGGAAGCTGGAGGCGCTGCGCCGCAGCCTCGGCGACCGGCCGCTCAACGTGACCAGCGGCTTCCGTGACATCGCCTGCAACCGCCGGGTGGGCGGCGCGTCCGACAGCCAGCACCTCTACGGCAACGCCGCCGACCTGGTCTCCCGGTCGCGCTCGCTGTGCGACGTCGCCCGGGCGGCCCGCAGCCACGGCTTCAGCGGCATCTACGGCCCGGGATACACCAACCACGACAGCCACGTGCACGTCGACTCGCGGCGGGAGAACGACCGCGACCGGACCCGCAACACCACGAGCTGGTCGGCCCCGGACTGCGGGGTCGGCGCCGCCGACTGA
- a CDS encoding DUF1330 domain-containing protein has product MPAFALAHLRTPQINEDVLEYIDRIQSTLDPYQGRFRVHGAEVEVLEGDWPGTVVIVEFPDVERARAWYASPAYQEILPLRTRHIEGSTLIVQGVDPDYDPRRTAARLREASAG; this is encoded by the coding sequence ATGCCCGCCTTCGCGCTGGCCCACCTGCGCACGCCGCAGATCAACGAGGACGTGCTCGAGTACATCGACCGGATTCAGTCCACTCTCGACCCGTACCAGGGCAGGTTCCGGGTGCACGGGGCCGAGGTGGAGGTCCTGGAGGGCGACTGGCCGGGGACGGTGGTGATCGTGGAGTTCCCCGACGTGGAACGGGCCCGCGCCTGGTACGCCTCCCCGGCGTACCAGGAGATCCTGCCGCTGCGTACCCGGCACATCGAGGGCTCGACCCTCATCGTGCAGGGCGTCGACCCGGACTACGACCCGCGCCGCACCGCCGCCCGGCTGCGCGAGGCGTCCGCCGGTTGA
- a CDS encoding serine hydrolase domain-containing protein, with protein sequence MSVARSIDPDQIGFDPARLARIDEHFGRYVDDGRLAGWQIVVTRRGEVAHSSTYGLRDVEAGTPVEQDTVWRIYSMTKPITSVAAMMLWEEGRFELNDPISRWLPEFADVRVFDKGSALKAYTVPAIEPIRVWHLLTHTSGLTYGFAQTSVVDALYRAAGYDLGVPPGLDLAGATAGMAKLPLMFQPGSGWNYGVSTDVLGRLVEVISGQSLEEFFTERILTPLGMTDTRFWVDEPNAKRLAALYTPHPATGQAVRVDKIGAFALTRPECFSGGGGLVSTAADYHRFTQLLLRGGELDGVRLLAPRTVRYMTRNHLPGGGDLASFEPEGFAETVLDGIGFGLGFAVVEDPVPARVPSSVGEYYWGGLASTAFWVDPVEEVTALLFTQLMPSSTYPLRSQLRQLVYSALVD encoded by the coding sequence GTGAGCGTGGCACGCAGCATCGACCCGGACCAGATCGGCTTCGACCCGGCGCGACTCGCGCGGATCGACGAACACTTCGGCCGCTACGTCGACGACGGTCGGCTCGCCGGCTGGCAGATCGTGGTGACCCGCCGTGGCGAGGTGGCGCACTCCTCGACGTACGGGCTGCGCGACGTGGAGGCGGGCACGCCGGTCGAGCAGGACACCGTGTGGCGGATCTACTCGATGACCAAACCGATCACCTCCGTCGCGGCGATGATGCTGTGGGAGGAGGGCCGGTTCGAGCTGAACGACCCGATCAGCCGCTGGCTGCCGGAGTTCGCCGACGTGCGGGTATTCGACAAGGGCTCGGCGCTCAAGGCGTACACCGTGCCGGCGATCGAGCCGATCCGGGTCTGGCACCTGCTCACCCACACCTCCGGCCTGACGTACGGCTTCGCGCAGACCTCGGTGGTCGACGCCCTCTACCGGGCCGCCGGGTACGACCTGGGCGTCCCGCCCGGACTCGACCTGGCCGGGGCCACCGCCGGGATGGCGAAGCTGCCGCTGATGTTCCAGCCGGGCAGCGGCTGGAACTACGGCGTCTCCACCGACGTGCTGGGCCGGCTGGTCGAGGTGATCTCCGGGCAGAGCCTGGAGGAGTTCTTCACCGAGCGGATCCTCACCCCGCTGGGCATGACCGACACCCGGTTCTGGGTCGACGAGCCTAACGCCAAGCGGCTCGCCGCCCTCTACACCCCGCACCCGGCCACCGGGCAGGCGGTCCGGGTCGACAAGATCGGCGCGTTCGCGCTGACCCGCCCGGAGTGCTTCTCCGGCGGTGGCGGGCTGGTCTCCACGGCCGCCGACTACCACCGCTTCACCCAGCTGCTGCTGCGCGGCGGCGAACTGGACGGCGTACGCCTGCTCGCCCCCCGCACGGTCCGGTACATGACCCGTAACCACCTGCCCGGCGGCGGCGACCTGGCGTCGTTCGAGCCGGAGGGGTTCGCCGAGACGGTGCTGGACGGCATCGGCTTCGGCCTGGGCTTCGCGGTGGTCGAGGATCCGGTGCCGGCGCGGGTGCCGAGCAGCGTCGGCGAGTACTACTGGGGCGGGCTGGCCAGCACCGCGTTCTGGGTGGACCCGGTCGAGGAGGTCACCGCGCTGCTGTTCACCCAGCTCATGCCGTCGAGCACGTACCCGCTGCGCTCGCAGCTGCGCCAGCTGGTCTACTCCGCCCTGGTGGACTGA
- a CDS encoding NAD(P)-dependent oxidoreductase produces the protein MSNVVVYGAGGTAGSRIVAEAVARGHRVTAAVRRPEAVTWLPAGVNLVTGDATSAQSVRDLAGAADVIVVAVGGGERALWRDAAQTLITVLRDVPDPPRVIHVGGGATLLTPKDTPLLEEPDFPEEYRDAALGQADALASYRSSADGVTWTYVSPPPLEFHPGERTGRYRTGTEHPVVDDQGRSVLTYEDLAVAIVDEIENPRFENMRFTAAY, from the coding sequence ATGAGCAACGTCGTGGTGTACGGCGCCGGCGGCACCGCGGGCTCGCGGATCGTCGCCGAGGCGGTGGCGCGCGGGCACCGGGTCACCGCGGCGGTGCGCCGCCCGGAGGCGGTCACCTGGCTGCCCGCCGGGGTGAACCTGGTGACCGGGGACGCCACCTCGGCGCAGAGCGTCCGGGACCTGGCCGGCGCGGCCGACGTCATCGTGGTGGCGGTGGGCGGCGGCGAGCGGGCGCTCTGGCGGGACGCGGCGCAGACCCTGATCACCGTCCTGCGGGACGTGCCGGACCCGCCCCGGGTGATCCACGTCGGCGGCGGGGCGACCCTGCTGACGCCGAAGGACACCCCGCTGCTGGAGGAGCCGGACTTCCCCGAGGAGTACCGGGACGCGGCGCTGGGGCAGGCCGATGCGCTGGCCTCGTACCGCTCCTCGGCCGACGGGGTGACCTGGACGTACGTCTCCCCGCCGCCGCTGGAGTTCCACCCGGGCGAACGGACCGGCCGTTACCGCACCGGCACCGAGCACCCGGTGGTGGACGACCAGGGGCGCTCGGTGCTGACCTACGAGGACCTGGCCGTGGCGATCGTCGACGAGATCGAGAACCCGCGCTTCGAGAACATGCGCTTCACCGCCGCGTACTGA
- a CDS encoding pentapeptide repeat-containing protein has product MPQTTEDATFRDDDWYAEELIDRHFVRCAFQRVDLTEAVSRGASFTECRFGNVAFNASRHVDSAFTRCAFRRCNLFEAEFDGCKLVGSTFAECDLRPLRVTGGDWSFVALTGADLRGVTFTDVRMREADLTGADLTGATVTGVDLSGAQLHGARLTRADLRGSDLTSVDPTTVQRAGALIDAEQAIVLAQALGFEIR; this is encoded by the coding sequence GTGCCGCAGACGACCGAGGACGCGACGTTCCGCGACGACGACTGGTACGCCGAGGAGCTCATCGACCGGCACTTCGTCCGCTGCGCCTTCCAGCGGGTCGACCTCACCGAGGCGGTCAGCCGCGGCGCGTCCTTCACCGAGTGCCGGTTCGGCAACGTGGCGTTCAACGCCTCCCGGCACGTCGACTCGGCCTTCACCCGGTGCGCGTTCCGCCGGTGCAACCTCTTCGAGGCGGAGTTCGACGGCTGCAAGCTGGTCGGCAGCACCTTCGCGGAGTGCGACCTGCGCCCGCTGCGGGTGACCGGCGGGGACTGGTCGTTCGTCGCGCTGACCGGCGCCGACCTGCGCGGGGTGACGTTCACCGACGTACGGATGCGGGAGGCGGACCTGACCGGGGCCGATCTGACCGGCGCGACGGTGACCGGCGTCGACCTCTCCGGCGCGCAGCTGCACGGGGCCCGGCTCACCCGCGCCGACCTGCGCGGCAGCGACCTGACCTCGGTGGACCCGACCACCGTGCAGCGGGCCGGTGCGCTGATCGACGCGGAGCAGGCGATCGTGCTGGCCCAGGCGCTGGGCTTCGAGATCCGCTGA